One stretch of Oncorhynchus masou masou isolate Uvic2021 chromosome 9, UVic_Omas_1.1, whole genome shotgun sequence DNA includes these proteins:
- the linc.pou2af1 gene encoding colorectal cancer associated 2, which translates to MSDKPKVYQGVRVKTTVKELLQQQRALQTAIKTVRMKSQSLASQDVCVSSSLPGHYFDYFPQEMNSNGSFQPRAFPDSNVQMESFDNQQLISMMMPNETYSSGIMYPATSTKLWPQENHSLNMDYCVNGMAPSSPSGSLNMSSPVDYNSYSPQESYSSSCYNSPNRMDSSYGFVPEHYHYQHCNLQHCYCRSHWSGTQESISTPEYAIYGTTDCVHASPVDASYFRRELSSSEMCYL; encoded by the exons ATAAGCCAAAGGTGTACCAGGGCGTGCGGGTGAAGACAACTGTTAAAGAGTTGCTGCAACAGCAGAGAGCTCTCCAGACAGCAATTAAAACAGTTAGAATG AAATCCCAGAGCTTGGCGAGTCAGGATGTTTGCGTCTCCTCCTCCTTGCCAG GCCATTATTTTGATTATTTCCCTCAAGAGATGAATTCCAACGGCAGCTTTCAGCCGCGGGCCTTTCCAGACAGCAACGTTCAGATGGAGAGCTTCGATAATCAACAATTGATAAGCATGATGATGCCCAACGAGACCTACAGCAGTGGTATTATGTATCCCGCTACTTCAACAAAACTTTGGCCCCAGGAAAATCACTCCCTGAATATGGACTATTGCGTCAATGGCATG GCTCCCAGCTCACCATCAGGTTCTCTAAATATGTCAAGTCCGGTCGATTACAATAGTTATTCGCCACAGGAGTCTTACTCTTCGTCGTGTTACAACTCTCCGAACAGGATGGACTCGAGTTATGGGTTTGTTCCAGAGCACTACCACTACCAGCACTGTAACCTCCAGCACTGCTACTGCCGGTCCCATTGGTCGGGTACACAGGAGAGCATCTCCACTCCAGAATACGCTATTTATGGCACAACAGACTGTGTACACGCCTCGCCTGTGGATGCCAGCTATTTCAGGCGGGAATTGTCAAGTTCAGAGATGTGTTACCTTTAA
- the LOC135545262 gene encoding POU domain class 2-associating factor 1 isoform X2 — MHWKKSPSSGQPDEKPYQGVRVRDPVKELLRRKRGLLLHNAKTVPPRAVGVLNNNLPSYAQRGWIAQPAATALQPMNHWSYPEYLQQHDPITSTTTTLPLTTDTYMQPMCPSYTVVGPSSMLTYTHTPLFTNFGTLAPTSTALPQVDLQDSVLTYIPWAQPLTTIPSSGVQFASHPATLAGSQLLPMSMPVTPTMPQQDPQPQPMEQHPAGDEEPNPLEKLLEDQDQDDKYTYVNSSSIFIPGV; from the exons ATGCACTGGAAGAAAT CTCCTTCCTCAGGGCAGCCTGATGAAAAGCCATACCAAGGAGTGCGAGTCCGAGACCCAGTCAAAGAGTTGCTGAGGAGGAAACGAGGACTGCTTCTCCACAATGCCAAAACAGTGCCCCCTAGAGCG GTTGGGGTACTAAACAACAACTTGCCTTCATatgcacagcgtg GTTGGATAGCCCAGCCTGCAGCTACTGCTCTCCAGCCCATGAACCATTGGTCTTACCCAGAGTACCTCCAGCAGCATGACCCCATCacctcaaccaccaccaccctgccCCTCACCACTGACACGTACATGCAGCCCATGTGTCCCAGCTACACCGTGGTGGGCCCATCCTCCAtgctcacctacacacacacgcctctCTTTACCAACTTCGGG ACCCTAGCACCAACATCCACAGCCCTACCACAAGTGGACCTCCAGGACTCGGTGCTGACTTATATCCCGTGGGCCCAGCCGCTAACCACCATCCCTTCATCAGGTGTGCAGTTTGCCTCTCACCCTGCCACTCTGGCTGGGTCTCAGCTGCTTCCGATGTCCATGCCAGTGACCCCCACCATGCCCCAGCAGGACCCTCAGCCCCAGCCCATGGAGCAGCACCCTGCTGGGGATGAAGAACCCAACCCTCTGGAGAAACTTCTGGAGGACCAAGATCAGGATGACAAATACACATATGTGAACAGTTCCTCAATCTTCATCCCCGGTGTCTAA
- the LOC135545262 gene encoding POU domain class 2-associating factor 1 isoform X1, with the protein MHWKKSPSSGQPDEKPYQGVRVRDPVKELLRRKRGLLLHNAKTVPPRAVGVLNNNLPSYAQRGTSGFEVASSLSSDSSTVNDVGLCAGWIAQPAATALQPMNHWSYPEYLQQHDPITSTTTTLPLTTDTYMQPMCPSYTVVGPSSMLTYTHTPLFTNFGTLAPTSTALPQVDLQDSVLTYIPWAQPLTTIPSSGVQFASHPATLAGSQLLPMSMPVTPTMPQQDPQPQPMEQHPAGDEEPNPLEKLLEDQDQDDKYTYVNSSSIFIPGV; encoded by the exons ATGCACTGGAAGAAAT CTCCTTCCTCAGGGCAGCCTGATGAAAAGCCATACCAAGGAGTGCGAGTCCGAGACCCAGTCAAAGAGTTGCTGAGGAGGAAACGAGGACTGCTTCTCCACAATGCCAAAACAGTGCCCCCTAGAGCG GTTGGGGTACTAAACAACAACTTGCCTTCATatgcacagcgtg GGACTTCCGGGTTTGAAGTGGCTAGTAGCCTATCCAGTGACTCCTCCACAGTCAATGATGTCGGCCTCTGTGCAGGTTGGATAGCCCAGCCTGCAGCTACTGCTCTCCAGCCCATGAACCATTGGTCTTACCCAGAGTACCTCCAGCAGCATGACCCCATCacctcaaccaccaccaccctgccCCTCACCACTGACACGTACATGCAGCCCATGTGTCCCAGCTACACCGTGGTGGGCCCATCCTCCAtgctcacctacacacacacgcctctCTTTACCAACTTCGGG ACCCTAGCACCAACATCCACAGCCCTACCACAAGTGGACCTCCAGGACTCGGTGCTGACTTATATCCCGTGGGCCCAGCCGCTAACCACCATCCCTTCATCAGGTGTGCAGTTTGCCTCTCACCCTGCCACTCTGGCTGGGTCTCAGCTGCTTCCGATGTCCATGCCAGTGACCCCCACCATGCCCCAGCAGGACCCTCAGCCCCAGCCCATGGAGCAGCACCCTGCTGGGGATGAAGAACCCAACCCTCTGGAGAAACTTCTGGAGGACCAAGATCAGGATGACAAATACACATATGTGAACAGTTCCTCAATCTTCATCCCCGGTGTCTAA